In one window of Thermoleophilia bacterium DNA:
- the lsrF gene encoding 3-hydroxy-5-phosphonooxypentane-2,4-dione thiolase, which translates to MPDVEGLRESKNYYLDIPQRREAFFLKGSESLDWGMQNRLARIFSPESGRTVMLAIDHGYFQGPTSGLERVDVNIMPLVPYSDAVMLTRGILRSIVPSTCPKAVVLRASGGPSILKELSNEQIAVDIEDAIRLNVCALAVQVFIGGEYETQSIHNLTRLVDMGNRYGIPVLGVTAVGKEMARDARYFRLACRIAAELGAHFIKTYYVDQDFETVTASCPVPIVMAGGKKLPELEALTMAYKAVSQGAAGVDMGRNIFQSDAPVAMIQAVRKVVHELMKPEEAYELFLTLKNEQKKDQK; encoded by the coding sequence ATGCCAGACGTTGAAGGTTTACGGGAGTCTAAGAACTACTACCTTGACATACCTCAGCGACGCGAGGCCTTCTTTCTCAAAGGGTCGGAGTCTCTGGACTGGGGCATGCAGAACCGGCTGGCGCGGATCTTTAGTCCTGAGTCCGGTCGCACCGTCATGTTGGCTATAGATCACGGCTACTTCCAGGGCCCTACCTCGGGACTTGAGCGCGTGGATGTAAACATAATGCCCTTGGTCCCCTACTCGGACGCTGTAATGCTCACCAGGGGGATTTTGCGCTCGATAGTGCCCTCCACGTGTCCCAAGGCCGTAGTGCTTAGGGCGAGCGGCGGGCCCAGCATTCTAAAAGAGCTTTCCAACGAGCAGATTGCGGTGGATATTGAGGATGCTATTCGCCTGAATGTGTGTGCCCTAGCGGTTCAAGTGTTTATTGGCGGCGAATACGAAACTCAATCTATCCACAACCTCACGCGTCTGGTCGATATGGGCAATCGTTACGGCATTCCGGTGCTGGGTGTAACCGCCGTAGGCAAGGAAATGGCCCGTGATGCTCGGTATTTCCGTCTTGCGTGCCGCATAGCTGCTGAGCTCGGGGCGCACTTCATTAAGACTTACTACGTCGATCAGGACTTTGAGACCGTCACTGCTTCCTGCCCTGTTCCTATCGTTATGGCTGGCGGAAAGAAACTGCCGGAGTTGGAGGCGCTAACTATGGCCTATAAAGCGGTAAGCCAGGGAGCGGCTGGCGTGGACATGGGCAGGAACATCTTCCAGTCTGACGCTCCGGTGGCGATGATTCAGGCTGTCCGCAAGGTCGTTCATGAGCTCATGAAGCCAGAAGAGGCTTACGAGCTGTTCTTGACTCTAAAGAACGAGCAGAAGAAAGACCAAAAGTAG
- a CDS encoding DUF58 domain-containing protein — MLRRSHKLVVYSMLAAVCFAVGLVLGRLEPVAVGGPFLVVVLAGLVGTKEKTVRRTLRIPQEHILEEEELTAELVLQADAGVPCAEVSLGLPAGVQAEWVSSAGRSGSVSTVTRFMLRLPGGEERVIPLRIRGRRWGVHGLGPVAVVCWDHLGMVAKEHRSDKLSALRVYPRPERLRTAIAPLDTQPFVGSRVSRRRGEGIEFADIRPYVPGDRLRRVNWHATTVRNSLFVNEQHPENNSDVVIFLDTFSEAGTDKESILTYAVRAASSLARYYLTVRDRVGLVAFGGILRWLTPAAGEAQWYRIVEALLETESVLSFAWKDIEIVPRRALTPQALVIAISPLLDERTVQALLDIRRRGFDLVIVEVSPLAFVGETKDSLADLALRLWRMQREAIRFRYEQAGVAVVQWDGKTPLAALVEEARTFRRFMRHAFV; from the coding sequence GTGCTTAGGCGTTCGCACAAGCTTGTTGTGTACAGCATGTTGGCGGCCGTGTGCTTTGCGGTCGGCCTTGTTCTGGGCCGCCTCGAGCCGGTGGCCGTAGGGGGTCCATTTCTAGTGGTGGTACTTGCGGGACTGGTGGGTACTAAGGAGAAAACCGTAAGAAGAACTCTGCGAATTCCGCAAGAGCACATCTTGGAAGAAGAGGAGTTGACGGCTGAGCTTGTTCTGCAGGCTGACGCTGGCGTTCCTTGTGCTGAAGTCAGTCTGGGTTTGCCTGCCGGGGTGCAGGCAGAGTGGGTTTCTTCGGCGGGAAGGTCTGGCAGCGTGTCTACGGTGACTCGGTTCATGCTCCGTCTGCCCGGGGGCGAAGAGCGGGTCATACCCCTCCGCATTAGAGGAAGGCGGTGGGGTGTTCATGGCCTTGGCCCTGTTGCCGTGGTGTGCTGGGATCACCTTGGGATGGTCGCTAAGGAGCACCGCAGCGACAAGCTTTCTGCGCTCAGGGTCTACCCTCGCCCCGAGCGTCTGCGCACTGCAATTGCGCCGCTTGACACCCAGCCGTTTGTGGGAAGTCGTGTCTCGCGGCGACGAGGAGAGGGGATTGAGTTTGCGGACATCCGCCCCTACGTGCCAGGGGACCGGTTAAGGCGGGTAAATTGGCATGCCACCACTGTGAGGAATTCTCTGTTTGTAAACGAGCAGCATCCAGAAAACAACAGCGACGTGGTGATCTTCTTAGACACGTTTTCTGAAGCTGGCACTGACAAAGAAAGTATTCTCACTTACGCGGTAAGAGCCGCCTCTTCTCTGGCCAGATACTACCTGACAGTTCGTGACAGAGTGGGGTTGGTAGCCTTTGGGGGAATTCTCCGGTGGCTTACCCCAGCGGCAGGCGAAGCGCAGTGGTATCGGATAGTGGAGGCTCTTCTTGAAACCGAGAGCGTTCTTTCGTTTGCCTGGAAGGATATAGAAATAGTACCGCGGCGAGCTCTAACCCCGCAGGCGCTGGTTATCGCGATAAGCCCGCTTCTGGACGAACGAACCGTCCAGGCTTTGCTTGACATTCGCCGGCGCGGATTTGACTTGGTCATAGTGGAGGTTTCGCCCCTCGCCTTTGTTGGCGAGACAAAGGACTCATTGGCTGATCTTGCTCTGCGCTTGTGGCGGATGCAACGTGAGGCTATTCGCTTCCGCTACGAGCAGGCGGGAGTGGCTGTGGTGCAGTGGGACGGGAAGACGCCCTTGGCGGCTCTGGTAGAGGAGGCAAGAACATTTCGGCGTTTCATGCGACACGCGTTCGTGTAA
- a CDS encoding universal stress protein, whose product MFERILVANDGSPHARKALEKAVELAKLTGAELHMICVEEHLPHYAATVGEVLEEQADEDRYFTQVVREAERFAGEHGVHLHSLITPGHEVETVIKYVEQIKADLLVLGFMGHSRVLGRIMGSTAGNLTRLAPCSVLLIK is encoded by the coding sequence ATGTTTGAGCGAATTCTTGTTGCCAACGACGGCTCTCCGCATGCACGAAAGGCGCTTGAGAAGGCTGTGGAGCTTGCGAAACTCACGGGAGCAGAGCTTCACATGATTTGCGTGGAAGAACACCTGCCTCACTATGCGGCGACTGTGGGAGAGGTTCTTGAGGAGCAGGCTGACGAAGACCGGTATTTCACCCAGGTTGTGCGAGAGGCAGAACGCTTTGCTGGTGAGCACGGGGTGCACCTGCACTCTTTGATAACCCCGGGACATGAAGTGGAGACGGTTATCAAATATGTGGAGCAGATAAAGGCCGACCTTCTCGTGCTTGGTTTCATGGGGCATTCGCGAGTCTTGGGAAGAATCATGGGTAGCACGGCCGGAAATCTCACTCGGTTGGCCCCCTGCTCTGTACTTCTCATAAAGTAA
- a CDS encoding dynamin family protein has protein sequence MTGADVKIDHRPQEQESPLDVVRDIQAAFHLDSLLPALRATLRLAAETRVVNVAVVGRFKAGKSSFLNQIVGEQILPVDVLPATAVITQLYYGPTHRVTVIYQDGRREQIPPERLAEFVTERENPENAKGVALVDIESPALAAFRGIRFVDTPGLGSIYTRTTQTSVNWLPEIGAAIVVLTLDPPLSEGDLNLIRNLTRFTPEITILLSKVDLAAPDQVERVKSFMQEEITKRLGLDLPIFPYSNKPEFAHLREQLREYLMRRIVSAREERLREIINHKVSTLLQECREYLEVALAAAEATEQARAMLLALLDEEEGHLGQIHAEIGLLAGDLKKRIHRSLSEGYQSLYPEVLRKVTEDFDQQSKTWRGNLAKTSQAFQEWASRSLGQHLSEVLPYGEEFIKQELIEAEGQLGRVVRAFQDRLGAAVERALGRRFKGATFTAEVDPPSYPDIKVDKTFDIPLDMIWFLVPMFIFRRLVYHRLRSQLPWEVEKNLTRVAWQWSEAAGRSVDQIARQAESFIRQEAATVRELASGSAGQVAKITSALARLEVAQVGKSHPVNACAAKS, from the coding sequence ATGACTGGAGCGGACGTAAAGATTGACCATCGCCCCCAAGAGCAGGAATCCCCGCTCGATGTAGTGAGGGATATCCAAGCCGCCTTTCATCTAGACTCTCTTCTTCCCGCGTTACGCGCTACCCTCCGACTGGCCGCCGAAACGCGCGTGGTTAACGTCGCCGTGGTAGGGCGCTTCAAGGCCGGCAAGAGCTCGTTTTTGAACCAGATAGTTGGCGAACAAATTCTGCCGGTGGACGTGCTGCCGGCTACGGCGGTAATAACGCAGCTCTACTATGGACCTACGCACAGAGTGACGGTCATTTATCAAGATGGAAGACGCGAGCAGATCCCGCCGGAAAGGCTGGCAGAGTTTGTGACTGAGAGAGAAAACCCCGAAAACGCCAAGGGAGTGGCTCTGGTGGACATTGAATCCCCCGCTCTGGCCGCTTTCCGAGGGATCCGCTTCGTTGACACCCCGGGACTCGGAAGTATCTATACCCGCACCACCCAGACCTCGGTCAACTGGCTGCCGGAGATTGGGGCCGCCATCGTGGTTCTGACCCTTGATCCCCCTCTCTCCGAGGGTGATCTCAACCTAATTCGCAACCTAACCCGCTTTACTCCTGAGATAACGATTTTGCTCTCTAAGGTAGATCTCGCTGCTCCTGATCAGGTGGAGCGAGTTAAGAGCTTCATGCAGGAAGAGATTACAAAGCGGCTTGGTCTTGACCTGCCTATTTTCCCCTATTCCAACAAGCCGGAGTTTGCCCATTTGAGGGAACAGCTGCGCGAGTACCTCATGAGGCGAATTGTGAGCGCTAGGGAGGAGAGACTCCGGGAGATCATCAACCACAAGGTGTCCACCCTCCTCCAAGAGTGCCGCGAGTATCTAGAAGTAGCTCTAGCTGCAGCCGAGGCAACTGAGCAAGCACGCGCCATGCTTCTTGCGCTCTTAGACGAGGAGGAGGGACACCTCGGCCAGATTCATGCTGAGATTGGCCTGCTGGCCGGAGATCTCAAGAAGCGGATACATCGCTCTTTATCCGAGGGCTACCAGAGCCTTTATCCAGAGGTTCTACGCAAGGTGACCGAAGATTTTGACCAACAATCTAAAACATGGCGTGGGAATTTGGCCAAGACCTCTCAGGCTTTTCAGGAATGGGCGAGCAGAAGCCTAGGCCAGCACCTAAGCGAGGTACTGCCTTACGGGGAAGAGTTCATCAAACAGGAGCTCATCGAGGCCGAAGGTCAGCTCGGTCGGGTGGTGCGGGCTTTCCAGGATAGGCTGGGAGCGGCGGTGGAGAGAGCTCTAGGAAGAAGATTCAAGGGAGCTACATTTACCGCCGAGGTAGACCCGCCTAGCTATCCCGACATCAAGGTAGACAAGACATTTGATATCCCGCTTGACATGATCTGGTTCCTGGTGCCTATGTTTATTTTTCGGCGTCTTGTCTATCACCGACTTCGCAGTCAACTCCCCTGGGAGGTTGAAAAGAACCTCACTCGGGTGGCCTGGCAGTGGAGTGAAGCCGCTGGCCGCTCAGTAGACCAGATAGCCCGCCAGGCTGAGAGCTTTATCCGCCAAGAAGCAGCTACGGTCAGAGAGCTGGCCTCAGGATCGGCCGGTCAAGTGGCCAAGATCACCAGTGCCCTTGCTCGTCTTGAGGTGGCACAGGTCGGCAAGAGCCACCCGGTGAATGCTTGCGCCGCCAAGAGCTGA
- a CDS encoding cation:proton antiporter codes for MSEQYIPFAISGLVLVASLLSIRLALSVSILEIAMGVIAGNLLHMSSTAWIDFLAGFGGVLLTFLAGAEVDTALFRAKLKESLLIGGFSFLAPFVGALAYCYFVAGWDLKAAEIAGAALSTTSLAVVYAVLVETGLTATEIGKTIMAACFVTDLGTVLALSVLFAQVNWWTLGFVLISAAVIVCAPRLLRWFGNRYGGKVIEPDIKMVFFLLFGLMLVAQLGQSHAVLPVFILGAVLSREFARQRELQRKLRILAFGIITPFFFVKGGMNVSLAALVTSAGLTAILFGVKVAAKFAGVYPLARRYLRKNAMYTTLLMSTGLTFGTISSLYGLQAGYIDKTQFTVLVTVVIATAIIPTAIAQRFFQPRVPLTAQETSPGAQDEPRTASSAGRTGDV; via the coding sequence ATGAGCGAACAGTACATTCCCTTCGCGATTTCTGGCCTTGTGCTTGTGGCCAGTCTCCTTTCAATCCGTCTGGCCCTCTCTGTCTCCATTCTGGAGATCGCCATGGGCGTGATAGCAGGCAATTTGCTGCACATGTCCTCAACTGCCTGGATAGATTTCCTGGCCGGCTTTGGGGGAGTACTTCTCACTTTTCTTGCGGGGGCTGAGGTAGACACCGCCCTGTTTCGCGCCAAGCTCAAGGAGAGTTTGCTTATCGGCGGATTCTCATTTCTCGCCCCTTTTGTGGGCGCCCTTGCCTACTGTTATTTTGTTGCCGGGTGGGATCTGAAAGCTGCAGAAATAGCAGGGGCGGCGCTTTCCACTACGTCGCTGGCAGTGGTGTACGCGGTTTTGGTCGAGACTGGTCTGACAGCTACTGAGATCGGCAAGACCATTATGGCTGCCTGCTTTGTCACCGATTTGGGCACTGTTCTTGCCCTGAGCGTATTGTTTGCCCAAGTCAACTGGTGGACTCTCGGCTTTGTTCTAATCTCTGCCGCTGTGATCGTTTGTGCTCCAAGGCTGCTACGCTGGTTCGGTAACCGTTATGGCGGGAAGGTTATCGAACCCGACATAAAGATGGTGTTCTTCCTCCTTTTTGGTCTGATGCTTGTTGCGCAGCTAGGGCAAAGTCACGCTGTGCTCCCCGTTTTCATCCTTGGGGCGGTGCTCTCGCGGGAGTTCGCAAGACAACGCGAACTGCAGCGCAAGCTCCGGATTCTGGCCTTTGGGATCATTACCCCGTTTTTCTTTGTTAAGGGCGGAATGAACGTCTCGCTTGCCGCGCTTGTAACCAGCGCAGGGTTGACGGCGATTCTATTCGGAGTCAAAGTGGCGGCTAAGTTTGCGGGAGTTTACCCGTTGGCGCGAAGATACCTACGAAAAAACGCCATGTATACGACTCTGCTAATGAGCACAGGGTTGACGTTCGGCACCATTTCGTCCCTTTATGGCCTTCAGGCTGGATATATTGACAAGACCCAGTTTACGGTTCTTGTCACCGTGGTTATTGCTACTGCCATCATTCCCACAGCCATAGCGCAGAGGTTTTTTCAGCCGCGTGTACCCTTAACAGCACAGGAGACTTCTCCAGGAGCGCAGGACGAACCAAGGACAGCGAGTAGCGCAGGGAGGACGGGTGATGTTTGA
- a CDS encoding bifunctional aldolase/short-chain dehydrogenase, with protein MNSRWSDYEAAEFVARFGDKWGEALALRTYSSRLLGLEKDLVLHGGGNTSVKATWRNILGDEIPALFVKASGADLATIEPEGHCGLDLAYLKRLRQIAELSDEEMLEELRTHRLWSSGPDPSIEALVHAFLPHKFVDHTHADAVLALTNRVGGEQLVRQVFGDEVIILPYITPGLKLAKACAEALESFPTARGMVWMHHGIVTWGATARESYEAMIELVTRAEGEVAARARGPHGRAPAPKAPTPPSETVLSAATCDARIAEISPVLRGLLAHPTGDPDHPYQKVVLKWLCTPEVLEILAMPGAKEALVTPVLTSDHLIRTKALPLWVEELPQGDQGTIREHLQRTIDGYRNNYLAYLGRYQMLMPRGVQPFAPEPRVVMIPGLGVACAGEDLRSAVIAQDITLHTLRVKRSIVLAGSRYEGLPEEELFRMEYRSLQHAKLKREDESAKPTSSGAELLKGHVAVVTGAAGAIGAGICEALLRAGCLVAATDLPGERLDALVADYQARFGEKILGIPMDVTDPASVKAGFAEVVCAWGGIDLVVPNAGIAAVGSLAELSLEKFRRLEQVNVEGTLFVLAEAARLFRAQGTGGDVVVISTKNVFSPGAGFGAYSATKAAAHQLARVASLELAADGVRVNMVSPDAVFGHGARRSGLWQEVGPERMRVRGLDEAGLEAYYQNRNLLKARVTAEHVANAVLFFATRQTPTTGATIPVDGGLPDATPR; from the coding sequence GTGAATTCTCGCTGGTCTGATTACGAAGCAGCAGAGTTTGTGGCCCGTTTTGGCGACAAGTGGGGGGAGGCGCTTGCCCTTCGCACGTACTCCTCAAGGCTGCTGGGTCTGGAGAAGGACCTGGTGCTCCACGGCGGCGGCAATACTTCGGTTAAGGCCACGTGGCGAAACATACTTGGCGACGAGATACCGGCGCTGTTTGTAAAAGCTTCGGGAGCCGATCTGGCCACCATTGAGCCCGAGGGGCATTGTGGCCTGGATCTTGCGTACCTCAAGCGGCTTCGGCAGATTGCTGAGCTCAGCGACGAGGAGATGCTGGAGGAGTTACGGACCCACCGGCTCTGGTCGAGCGGTCCCGATCCCTCTATCGAGGCCTTGGTACACGCCTTTCTGCCGCATAAGTTCGTTGATCACACGCATGCTGATGCCGTTCTTGCTCTAACTAACCGTGTAGGCGGAGAACAGCTTGTGCGACAGGTTTTTGGGGATGAGGTAATCATCCTTCCCTACATTACGCCTGGGCTTAAGTTGGCTAAGGCTTGTGCAGAGGCTCTCGAGAGTTTCCCAACGGCCCGGGGGATGGTGTGGATGCACCATGGGATTGTGACGTGGGGGGCGACAGCCCGGGAGTCCTACGAGGCTATGATTGAACTCGTCACGCGGGCTGAGGGGGAAGTGGCGGCGCGGGCGCGCGGCCCGCACGGCCGCGCGCCCGCGCCCAAAGCTCCCACCCCGCCGTCCGAAACAGTCTTAAGCGCCGCAACTTGCGACGCACGGATAGCAGAGATTTCTCCCGTGCTACGCGGCCTTCTTGCTCACCCCACCGGCGATCCTGACCATCCCTACCAGAAAGTGGTACTCAAATGGCTTTGTACCCCGGAGGTTCTTGAGATTCTTGCCATGCCGGGCGCAAAAGAGGCGCTTGTTACCCCGGTGCTAACCAGTGATCACCTGATCCGCACGAAGGCTCTCCCGCTTTGGGTGGAAGAACTTCCCCAGGGCGACCAGGGGACGATTAGGGAACATCTGCAGCGGACTATCGACGGTTACCGAAACAATTACTTGGCATATCTGGGGCGTTATCAGATGCTCATGCCCCGGGGAGTGCAACCATTTGCTCCCGAACCGCGCGTGGTAATGATTCCGGGCCTGGGGGTGGCTTGCGCGGGTGAAGATCTGCGCTCTGCGGTCATTGCCCAGGACATTACCCTTCACACTTTACGGGTAAAGAGATCTATCGTCTTGGCAGGGTCACGCTACGAAGGGCTGCCTGAAGAAGAGCTTTTCCGGATGGAGTATCGCTCACTCCAACATGCCAAGCTCAAACGTGAGGACGAAAGCGCCAAGCCCACGTCGAGTGGCGCTGAGCTCTTGAAAGGCCACGTAGCCGTGGTCACCGGCGCAGCGGGGGCTATTGGAGCGGGTATTTGCGAAGCACTTCTTCGGGCTGGTTGTCTGGTAGCCGCTACCGATCTCCCGGGCGAGCGGTTGGACGCCCTGGTGGCTGACTACCAGGCGCGCTTTGGAGAAAAAATCCTGGGGATTCCGATGGATGTGACCGATCCCGCTTCGGTGAAGGCAGGTTTTGCCGAGGTGGTATGCGCCTGGGGAGGGATAGATTTAGTAGTTCCAAACGCTGGAATCGCCGCCGTGGGGTCGCTGGCCGAGCTTTCCTTGGAAAAGTTTCGGCGTCTGGAGCAGGTAAATGTTGAGGGGACGCTGTTTGTGCTTGCCGAAGCCGCAAGACTTTTCCGCGCTCAGGGCACCGGAGGAGATGTTGTGGTTATTTCCACCAAGAACGTCTTCTCTCCCGGAGCGGGGTTTGGGGCGTACAGTGCGACCAAAGCGGCCGCGCACCAACTAGCCCGGGTTGCCAGCTTGGAGCTTGCTGCCGATGGAGTTAGGGTAAACATGGTGTCCCCCGATGCTGTTTTTGGCCACGGAGCGCGGCGGTCTGGGCTTTGGCAAGAGGTCGGGCCCGAGCGGATGCGGGTTCGCGGGTTGGATGAGGCCGGGCTTGAGGCTTACTATCAGAACCGAAATCTGCTCAAGGCTCGAGTCACTGCAGAACACGTGGCAAACGCAGTTTTGTTTTTCGCCACCAGGCAGACGCCAA
- a CDS encoding ribulose-phosphate 3-epimerase, which translates to MATTFERLRSLCPTVSVGVLTADLMNLDSELACLERAGVGVIHIDVMDGYFCPSLTVGASFVKGLRTPLLKDVHLMVHEPLDKLEAFAAAGADIITVHVEAAVHIHRVLQRLGSLEHRDGPGKGIVRGLALNPGTPLEWLTPPLLEEVDLISLLAVDPGWSGQEFAPTTTERVKRVKELIAKSGKDILVCVDGGVTRSNISAIAAAGPDLVAAGSAVFDGGDVEANARFMLDAVRS; encoded by the coding sequence GTGGCTACCACGTTCGAGCGCTTGCGGTCGCTGTGCCCTACTGTGAGCGTGGGCGTGCTTACTGCCGACCTTATGAATCTGGATTCCGAGCTTGCTTGCTTGGAGCGGGCGGGAGTGGGGGTAATTCATATTGACGTGATGGATGGGTATTTTTGCCCCTCACTTACGGTGGGCGCCTCGTTTGTCAAAGGGCTTAGGACCCCGCTCCTCAAAGATGTGCACCTCATGGTTCACGAGCCACTTGACAAGCTGGAAGCGTTTGCCGCGGCCGGTGCCGACATAATCACAGTCCACGTAGAGGCGGCGGTGCACATTCATCGCGTTTTGCAGCGTCTGGGAAGCCTGGAACATCGCGACGGTCCGGGAAAGGGCATAGTGCGCGGCCTTGCGCTCAATCCTGGTACTCCGCTTGAATGGCTTACTCCGCCTCTGTTGGAAGAGGTAGACCTGATATCTCTTCTTGCCGTTGATCCCGGATGGAGCGGACAAGAGTTCGCGCCTACCACGACGGAGCGGGTGAAACGGGTAAAGGAGCTGATAGCCAAGAGCGGGAAAGACATCCTCGTTTGTGTGGATGGCGGAGTGACCCGAAGCAACATTAGCGCTATTGCCGCAGCTGGACCTGACCTTGTCGCAGCCGGTAGCGCCGTGTTTGACGGAGGAGATGTCGAGGCCAATGCGCGCTTTATGCTTGACGCTGTGCGCTCTTAA
- a CDS encoding MoxR family ATPase — translation MSQTLSVEQVASLGERMLDEIEKAVVGKRPVLEQVLIALLADGHVLLEDLPGLAKTLIARSFAQVASLKFSRIQFTPDLMPSDVTGTSIYNQQSGQFEFRPGPVFANLLLGDEINRAPAKTQSALLEAMQERQVTVEGRTYLLARPFLVLATQNPIEYEGTYPLPEAQLDRFLVRLSVGYPERSFESLMLERRGERKKEQVELSPVVDGETFLAMQRAVEEVHVSEALRLYMVDLVRSTREDRRVLVGASPRGSLALFTLSRARAALQGRDFVVPDDVKAIATPALAHRLTLRPEYWVKRVSGADVVREILDSVPTPPAEEEKGA, via the coding sequence ATGAGTCAGACTCTTTCCGTTGAGCAGGTTGCCTCTTTAGGCGAAAGGATGCTCGATGAGATAGAAAAAGCCGTCGTTGGAAAACGCCCGGTGCTTGAACAAGTACTAATTGCCCTACTTGCCGATGGGCACGTGCTGCTGGAGGATCTCCCGGGGTTGGCCAAGACCCTCATAGCCCGAAGCTTTGCTCAAGTGGCTTCCCTTAAGTTTTCGCGCATTCAGTTTACGCCCGACCTCATGCCATCGGACGTAACTGGCACTTCTATCTACAACCAGCAGAGCGGGCAGTTTGAGTTTCGTCCTGGGCCGGTCTTTGCCAACTTGCTCTTGGGGGATGAGATAAACCGCGCTCCCGCAAAGACGCAGTCAGCTCTCCTGGAAGCCATGCAGGAAAGGCAGGTGACCGTCGAAGGACGCACATACCTCTTGGCGCGGCCTTTCTTAGTCTTGGCTACACAAAACCCAATTGAATATGAGGGAACCTATCCTCTACCCGAAGCCCAGTTGGACCGTTTTCTGGTGAGATTGTCAGTTGGCTATCCCGAAAGATCATTTGAGTCCTTGATGCTGGAGAGGCGGGGAGAGCGCAAGAAAGAGCAGGTGGAACTAAGTCCTGTCGTAGATGGAGAAACTTTTCTTGCTATGCAGCGTGCCGTTGAAGAGGTGCATGTTTCTGAAGCTTTGCGCCTCTATATGGTAGATCTGGTGCGCAGCACACGAGAGGATCGGCGAGTACTGGTGGGAGCAAGTCCGCGGGGATCCCTTGCTTTGTTTACCTTGTCCCGCGCCCGGGCGGCGTTGCAGGGCCGCGATTTTGTGGTCCCCGATGATGTAAAGGCTATAGCGACGCCGGCACTTGCTCACAGACTCACTCTGCGTCCCGAATACTGGGTAAAAAGAGTGTCGGGCGCAGACGTGGTCAGAGAGATCCTTGACAGTGTGCCTACCCCACCGGCGGAAGAGGAGAAGGGTGCTTAG
- a CDS encoding DUF4129 domain-containing protein, giving the protein MPIRARFARLGGRVSVERLAWAFIGCLFVFVIAFGSHRGSATAGARLELPDLGAAAVGLYSAVVGIAAIGFALLVYLVVAGGIGRRKKDEEQRVEFPIPWLAKVVAWVVVLLLCGGLAALIVLWRGESTSAPAPFVPVSVSTTVETESVSSPAGSWGGKQPMYWWLLAGVCVAGVVGIAAAVFLLRGDRLRAEETALPDNQVYARRIIESSLEDISAEPDPRRAVIRAYVNLEQALSRRGLGRKPSEAPLEYLGRWLAGLGVSHPAAERLTWLFQRARFSPHPVGPEMKQEAFAALVAIREELLGERGS; this is encoded by the coding sequence ATGCCCATAAGGGCGCGATTTGCGCGACTCGGGGGGCGTGTCAGTGTTGAACGTCTAGCATGGGCGTTCATAGGGTGCCTGTTTGTCTTTGTGATCGCTTTCGGGAGCCACAGGGGCTCTGCCACCGCCGGTGCGCGTCTTGAGCTGCCTGATCTCGGGGCGGCGGCCGTCGGGCTTTACTCGGCTGTTGTGGGGATAGCGGCCATTGGCTTTGCTCTTCTGGTTTATCTTGTGGTGGCTGGTGGGATCGGTCGCCGCAAGAAAGACGAGGAGCAACGGGTAGAATTCCCTATACCCTGGTTAGCCAAGGTGGTTGCATGGGTTGTTGTGTTGTTGCTATGCGGAGGTTTGGCGGCTCTGATTGTTCTTTGGCGTGGGGAGTCAACCTCCGCACCGGCGCCTTTTGTTCCAGTCTCCGTTTCTACAACTGTTGAAACGGAATCTGTTTCTTCCCCGGCTGGGTCTTGGGGAGGAAAACAACCGATGTACTGGTGGCTGCTTGCAGGGGTATGCGTAGCAGGGGTGGTGGGGATAGCGGCCGCGGTATTCTTGCTAAGGGGAGATAGACTGCGGGCTGAGGAGACTGCGCTTCCCGACAACCAGGTCTACGCTCGTCGCATAATCGAGTCTTCTCTTGAGGACATCTCTGCCGAGCCCGACCCGCGACGCGCGGTTATCCGTGCATATGTGAACCTGGAGCAGGCACTTAGCCGCCGCGGCTTGGGAAGGAAGCCTTCCGAAGCCCCACTTGAGTACCTGGGGCGATGGTTGGCGGGGCTTGGCGTAAGCCACCCGGCAGCGGAGCGACTTACCTGGCTTTTTCAGCGCGCCCGCTTTAGTCCTCACCCGGTGGGGCCAGAGATGAAGCAGGAGGCGTTTGCGGCATTGGTTGCCATCCGAGAGGAACTGCTCGGGGAGCGGGGGTCTTGA